Genomic DNA from Peribacillus simplex NBRC 15720 = DSM 1321:
TCACACTATATACCCAAAGTTGGCATGAAAGTTGCTTAATAATTTTATAAGAATAAAAGTGAGGTGCAAAAATGACAGAGAAAATTAAGGTAATTGAAAAACGTCAATTAGATAATCCACTGCAAGAATTCCAGGATATCTTAAAAGAAGCGATTCATGTTTTGAACTATCCAGATCAGGTTTTTGATTTTTTGAAAGTGCCAATGCGTTTTCTGGAAGTCAGTATTCCTATTCAAATGGATAATGGGGAGACAAGGATGTTTCAAGGGTATCGGGCTCAACATAATGATGCAGCCGGCCCAACGAAAGGGGGAATTCGGTTTCATCCGGATGTCACTCCTGAAGTAGTTAAGGCATTGGCCGGATGGATGAGCTTGAAATGCGGAATAACCGATCTTCCATATGGAGGGGCAAAAGGTGGCATTGTGTGTGATCCCAGACAGATGAGTTCATCTGAGCTAGAACGATTAAGCAGAGGGTATGTCAGGGCAGTAAGTCAAATAGTTGGCCCTACAAAAGATATTCCGGCACCTGATATGTATACGAATTCACAAATCATGGCCTGGATGCTGGATGAATACGATCACATCAGGGAATTCGATTCACCCGGATTCATTACAGGAAAGCCTCTGAGATTAGGAGGATCGAAGGGCAGGGAAAAGGCCACTTCCAAGGGAGTATTATATACACTTCAAATGATATGTGATTTAAAGGGGATTCCTATTGAAGGCATGCGGGTAATCATTCAGGGATTCGGGAATGTTGGCAGTCATTTAGCGTTATATTTACATGAAATGGGGGCTAAGGTTGTCGGAATTGCGGATGAGCTTGGAGGCTTATATGATCCGGATGGCTTGGATATTCCTTACCTTTTGGAGAATAGGGACTCTTTTGGGGTTGTTTCGAACTTATTCAAAGATTCATTATCCAATCAAGAATTGTTGGAAAAAGAGTGTGATGTGCTGATTCCCGCAGCTATAAGCGGTGTGGTGAATAAAGATAATGCAAACCGATTAAAATGTGAAATCCTGATCGAAGCAGCAAATGGGCCGACAACAAAGGAAGCGATCAAGATTCTCGATGATAAAGGTATAGTGCTAGTCCCGGATATTTTGGCGAATTCAGGAGGGGTGATAGTCTCGTATTTTGAATGGTGCCAGAACAACCAAGGTTATTACTGGACGGAAGAGCTTGTGGATGAACGATTAAAGGAAAAGATAACGGCCAGCTTTTTGAATGTCTACCATACTTCACAAAAATACTCCGTGAACATGAAAGTGGCTGCTTATATTGAAGGGATTCGCAAAATAGCAGAAGCATCCCAGCTTCGAGGTTGGGTCAGGTTCTGAACGAATTAGGGCGTACAAGAAAGGAGGCAATCCGTTGAATTTTGATATTCTT
This window encodes:
- a CDS encoding Glu/Leu/Phe/Val family dehydrogenase; this encodes MTEKIKVIEKRQLDNPLQEFQDILKEAIHVLNYPDQVFDFLKVPMRFLEVSIPIQMDNGETRMFQGYRAQHNDAAGPTKGGIRFHPDVTPEVVKALAGWMSLKCGITDLPYGGAKGGIVCDPRQMSSSELERLSRGYVRAVSQIVGPTKDIPAPDMYTNSQIMAWMLDEYDHIREFDSPGFITGKPLRLGGSKGREKATSKGVLYTLQMICDLKGIPIEGMRVIIQGFGNVGSHLALYLHEMGAKVVGIADELGGLYDPDGLDIPYLLENRDSFGVVSNLFKDSLSNQELLEKECDVLIPAAISGVVNKDNANRLKCEILIEAANGPTTKEAIKILDDKGIVLVPDILANSGGVIVSYFEWCQNNQGYYWTEELVDERLKEKITASFLNVYHTSQKYSVNMKVAAYIEGIRKIAEASQLRGWVRF